A genomic window from Flavobacterium phycosphaerae includes:
- a CDS encoding OmpH family outer membrane protein: MKKYFAISLLLLSLGFKANAQSRGIKIGYIDMEYILQNVPDYAEAKNQLEQKAQKWKQDIEAKKVEIAKLKDALKTERALLTKELIDEREEEIKFQEDELLDFQQRKFGPDGDLITQKAVLVKPIQDQVFTAVQDIAEVKKYDYVFDKSSDLTMLFAAKRHDISDQVVRAITRAEKREQLSKNN, encoded by the coding sequence ATGAAAAAATATTTTGCAATATCACTTCTTCTTTTATCCCTAGGATTTAAAGCCAATGCCCAATCAAGAGGGATAAAAATAGGTTACATTGACATGGAATATATTCTACAAAATGTGCCGGATTATGCCGAAGCTAAAAATCAATTAGAACAAAAAGCTCAAAAGTGGAAGCAGGATATTGAAGCTAAAAAAGTAGAAATTGCAAAATTAAAAGATGCGTTAAAAACAGAAAGAGCCTTACTTACTAAGGAACTTATTGACGAACGTGAAGAAGAAATTAAATTTCAGGAAGACGAACTTTTAGATTTTCAGCAGCGAAAATTTGGCCCTGATGGTGATTTAATTACCCAAAAAGCCGTATTGGTAAAGCCAATTCAAGATCAGGTTTTTACAGCAGTGCAAGATATTGCCGAAGTAAAAAAATACGATTATGTATTTGACAAGTCTTCGGATTTGACCATGTTGTTTGCAGCCAAAAGACACGACATCAGTGATCAAGTGGTAAGAGCGATAACAAGAGCTGAGAAGAGAGAGCAGTTAAGCAAAAACAATTAA
- the bamA gene encoding outer membrane protein assembly factor BamA, with amino-acid sequence MKPLSAIKKENEDLERQVNKLNKPSVQLNPIKILLSIVLFGSIFQLQAQDRIPFEQGKKYILAEVKVNGKISYNQQTVVTFAGLEKGQQITVPGEEISNAIKKLGKLGLFSDIDFFVNKAEGDSIWLDLNIAELPKLKEVKFKGVKKSKTEALIKDNSLTKGKIVNENLITTTRNYIENKYKKDGYFKTKVYITTVADTTEGNQVNMLVNIDKGDKLKISKITFEGNEKFSDVKLRKTMKNTKKINPIRIFKASKFIKEKYKEDLTSIIDKYKEKGYRDARILDDSVTLNAKKNKLAINVKIEEGHKYYFGNIKFLGNSVYSDQLLGRILGIKKGDTYNGVLLEKRIADKSKPDADDLTNLYQNSGYLFSNINAVEVKTANDTIDFEIRVTEGPIAYFNNITVVGNDKTNDRVIYRELRTQPGQKYSKEDLVRTIREIGQLGFFDPEAIDPKFKNVDPAAGTVDIEYHVVEKGSSQIELQGGYGGGGFIGTLGLSFNNFSARNMFKKEAYKPLPMGDGQKVALRLQASSYFQTYSLSFSEPWFGGKKPISFSSSISHSKQFLYSGSSSNVDRSKSFNITSLSVGIAKRLTIPDDYFVFSSSVSFQYYDLHNYNTGLFTFGNGASRNLAYTLGISRNNKGVNPIFPTYGSEFSLSAKFTLPYSMFNGIDYGNLKNLREYKQTYTASTTGQNFGIDNVAINDGDFIKTTTITDASGNAVTGIVHVDDADYLQADTNRGKVDQEKFKWLEYYKIKFKADWYTKIAGPPSKALVLRSLAEFGYLGAYNSSRGTSVADPDKGVVPFERFFLGGDGLANFSLDGREVIQLRGYPNQSLSNQDGDPIYNKFSLELRYPLTLKAAASIYALTFLEAGGSYDSFKNYNPFVLQRSAGFGIRIFMPAFGLLGIDFAHGFDAVPGLTQKNGWETHFIIGQQF; translated from the coding sequence ATGAAGCCATTATCAGCTATCAAAAAAGAGAACGAAGATTTGGAAAGACAAGTGAACAAATTAAATAAACCTTCAGTGCAGTTAAACCCCATAAAAATACTTCTGAGTATTGTATTATTTGGAAGTATTTTTCAATTACAAGCCCAAGACAGAATCCCGTTTGAACAAGGAAAAAAGTACATTTTAGCCGAAGTTAAAGTGAATGGCAAAATCAGCTACAACCAACAAACCGTGGTTACTTTTGCCGGTTTGGAAAAAGGACAGCAAATCACGGTTCCTGGAGAAGAAATCAGCAATGCCATCAAAAAATTAGGAAAGCTGGGATTATTCAGTGATATTGATTTTTTTGTAAACAAAGCCGAGGGCGACAGCATTTGGCTTGACCTTAACATTGCCGAATTGCCAAAGCTAAAAGAGGTAAAATTCAAAGGTGTTAAAAAGTCGAAAACAGAAGCCTTAATCAAGGACAACAGTTTAACCAAAGGAAAAATTGTTAACGAAAACCTGATTACCACCACCCGAAATTATATCGAAAACAAATACAAGAAAGACGGTTATTTTAAGACCAAAGTGTATATCACTACCGTTGCTGATACCACCGAAGGAAATCAGGTAAACATGTTAGTGAATATTGACAAAGGAGACAAACTGAAAATTTCCAAAATCACCTTTGAAGGCAATGAAAAATTCTCGGATGTCAAGCTGAGAAAGACCATGAAAAACACGAAAAAAATCAATCCGATTCGAATTTTCAAAGCTTCCAAATTCATCAAAGAAAAATACAAGGAAGACTTAACGAGCATCATCGACAAATACAAAGAAAAAGGATACCGTGATGCCAGAATTCTTGATGATTCAGTAACTTTAAATGCTAAAAAAAATAAATTAGCCATTAATGTAAAAATTGAAGAAGGTCATAAATACTATTTCGGAAACATCAAATTCTTAGGGAATTCTGTTTATTCCGATCAGTTGCTTGGCAGAATTTTGGGCATTAAAAAAGGAGATACCTACAACGGTGTCTTGCTAGAAAAAAGAATTGCCGATAAGTCAAAACCCGATGCTGATGACTTAACCAATCTATACCAAAACAGTGGTTATTTATTCTCTAACATCAATGCGGTAGAAGTGAAAACAGCCAATGACACTATCGATTTCGAGATTAGAGTTACCGAAGGTCCTATAGCTTATTTCAATAACATTACCGTAGTAGGGAACGACAAAACGAACGACCGAGTAATCTACCGTGAGTTAAGAACCCAGCCGGGACAAAAATACAGTAAAGAAGATTTGGTAAGAACCATTCGTGAAATTGGGCAATTAGGTTTCTTTGATCCGGAAGCTATTGACCCAAAATTCAAAAACGTTGACCCTGCTGCCGGTACCGTTGACATTGAATACCATGTAGTCGAAAAAGGCTCCAGTCAAATTGAATTACAAGGAGGTTACGGCGGTGGCGGATTTATCGGAACGCTTGGTTTGTCTTTCAATAACTTCTCGGCACGAAACATGTTCAAAAAAGAAGCCTACAAACCGCTTCCAATGGGGGATGGTCAAAAAGTAGCCTTGCGTTTACAAGCCAGCTCGTATTTCCAAACTTATAGTTTATCGTTTTCTGAACCTTGGTTTGGCGGTAAAAAACCTATTAGTTTTTCTTCTTCGATATCACACAGTAAACAATTCTTATACTCCGGAAGCTCGAGCAATGTAGACCGAAGCAAAAGCTTTAACATTACCTCTCTTTCGGTTGGAATTGCCAAAAGATTAACTATACCGGATGACTATTTTGTTTTCTCCAGTTCGGTTTCTTTTCAATACTACGACCTGCACAACTACAACACCGGATTATTTACTTTTGGTAACGGGGCTTCGAGAAACTTAGCCTATACCCTTGGTATCAGTAGAAACAACAAAGGGGTCAACCCAATATTCCCAACCTATGGTTCCGAATTCAGTCTTTCCGCTAAATTCACCTTGCCTTATTCCATGTTTAACGGAATTGATTATGGCAACTTAAAAAACCTACGCGAATACAAACAGACCTATACTGCTTCAACCACAGGTCAGAATTTCGGAATTGACAATGTGGCTATTAATGATGGTGATTTTATTAAAACCACTACTATTACTGATGCCAGTGGTAATGCTGTTACAGGAATCGTACACGTTGACGATGCTGATTATTTGCAAGCCGACACCAACCGTGGTAAAGTGGATCAGGAAAAATTTAAATGGTTAGAATACTATAAGATAAAATTCAAAGCCGATTGGTATACCAAAATTGCCGGACCTCCTTCAAAAGCCTTAGTATTGCGATCATTAGCTGAGTTTGGTTATTTGGGTGCATACAACTCATCCCGAGGAACGAGTGTTGCTGACCCGGATAAAGGAGTAGTGCCGTTTGAACGTTTCTTTTTAGGTGGAGATGGTTTAGCCAACTTCTCACTTGACGGCCGTGAAGTAATTCAGTTGAGAGGGTATCCAAATCAGTCTTTATCGAATCAGGATGGAGATCCGATTTACAATAAATTCTCTTTAGAATTAAGATATCCGTTAACTTTGAAAGCCGCGGCATCTATTTATGCCCTGACCTTTTTGGAAGCCGGTGGATCATATGACAGTTTTAAAAATTATAACCCATTTGTGTTGCAACGTTCAGCCGGATTTGGTATAAGAATCTTTATGCCGGCATTCGGATTACTCGGAATTGACTTTGCTCACGGATTTGACGCCGTTCCTGGTTTAACACAAAAGAATGGTTGGGAAACACATTTTATAATTGGTCAACAATTTTAA
- a CDS encoding isoprenyl transferase: MNLLDTINKDNLPKHLAIIMDGNGRWAKQKGLLRAFGHENGTKSVRITVEACAKLGIENLTLYAFSTENWNRPKLEVDTLMRLLISSLKNELETLAKNNIRLNCIGNIDLLPAKAKKELLAVMEKTKNNSRMTLTLALSYGSREELLNAVKIISDKVKNNIISIDTLDESIINQHLYTHNLPDVDLVIRTSGEHRISNFLLWQIAYAEFYFTDVLWPDFKEDDLYEAIISYQKRERRFGKTSEQIK; this comes from the coding sequence ATGAATTTACTCGATACTATAAATAAAGACAATTTACCCAAACACCTAGCCATTATCATGGATGGCAACGGAAGATGGGCCAAACAAAAAGGTCTCTTAAGAGCCTTTGGTCACGAAAACGGCACCAAATCGGTTAGAATTACGGTTGAAGCCTGTGCCAAATTGGGCATCGAGAACCTCACGCTTTATGCTTTTTCTACTGAAAATTGGAACCGTCCTAAATTAGAAGTCGATACCTTGATGCGCCTTTTAATTTCATCTTTAAAAAATGAGCTGGAGACTTTAGCCAAAAACAACATCCGACTGAACTGCATCGGCAATATAGATTTGCTTCCTGCAAAAGCCAAAAAAGAACTTTTGGCCGTGATGGAAAAGACAAAAAACAACAGCAGAATGACTCTTACTTTGGCGTTGAGCTATGGCTCCAGAGAGGAATTGTTAAATGCTGTTAAAATTATAAGTGATAAAGTTAAAAATAATATAATTTCGATAGACACGCTTGATGAATCAATTATTAATCAGCATCTTTACACGCACAATTTACCCGATGTAGATTTAGTGATTAGAACCAGTGGCGAGCACCGAATCAGTAATTTTTTGTTATGGCAGATAGCCTATGCAGAATTTTATTTTACCGATGTATTGTGGCCCGATTTTAAAGAAGACGATTTATATGAAGCCATTATCAGCTATCAAAAAAGAGAACGAAGATTTGGAAAGACAAGTGAACAAATTAAATAA
- the porG gene encoding type IX secretion system protein PorG: MKKVLVLFFCLIFHTISNAQIHEIGVFLGGSNYIGDVGKTNYVSPNELAFGILYKWNRSPRHSWRFSYTQSTISGNDLDSEIPGRYLRGYKFKNSIKELSAGLEFDFFDFNLHEVLKRKITPYVYSGLAYFIYDELYVIGGNTKKDYTSSKIAIPMTVGVKTNILENFILGLEVGARYTFTDNLDGSLPKNENLAPLKFGNVNSKDWYVFTGFTLTYTFGDKPCYCAD, translated from the coding sequence ATGAAAAAGGTTTTAGTTTTATTTTTTTGTTTGATTTTCCATACTATTTCGAATGCCCAAATTCATGAAATCGGGGTATTCTTGGGTGGCAGTAATTATATTGGAGACGTGGGTAAAACCAATTATGTTTCTCCCAACGAATTGGCCTTTGGTATTTTATACAAATGGAACAGAAGCCCGAGGCATTCTTGGAGATTTTCCTATACGCAGTCTACTATATCAGGCAACGATTTAGATTCTGAAATTCCGGGAAGGTATTTAAGAGGCTACAAATTTAAAAATAGCATAAAAGAACTTTCGGCCGGATTAGAATTTGATTTTTTCGATTTTAACCTGCACGAAGTATTAAAAAGAAAGATAACGCCTTATGTTTATTCGGGGCTTGCCTATTTTATTTATGATGAGTTGTATGTCATTGGCGGCAACACCAAAAAAGACTACACTTCAAGCAAAATAGCCATTCCAATGACGGTGGGTGTTAAAACGAATATTTTAGAAAACTTTATTCTCGGACTTGAAGTGGGGGCTCGATATACTTTCACGGATAATCTGGATGGCAGTTTGCCTAAAAACGAAAATTTAGCGCCATTGAAATTTGGCAATGTAAACAGCAAAGACTGGTATGTATTCACAGGGTTTACCCTAACGTATACTTTTGGAGACAAGCCATGTTATTGCGCAGATTAA
- a CDS encoding NAD kinase, with protein MKIAIFGQYYQNDTRPIIKDIFVFFNRNNVELVIEEKFLEILYEEKIIEKKYNTFASYADLNNSFDLLISIGGDGTILRATTFVRDSGIPILGVNAGRLGFLAKVQKENIESFLQLVLEKKYTISERTLLTMDCSPAESKIEINFAMNEISINRKDTTSMITIETYLNDEYLNSYWADGLIISTPTGSTGYSMSCGGPILTPDVKALIVTPIAPHNLTARPLVIPDNTEIRLKVSGREEQYLVSLDSRITYISNHSELKIKKTPFNINMVEIPEETFLKTLRNKLLWGEDKRN; from the coding sequence ATGAAAATTGCCATCTTCGGACAATATTACCAAAACGACACCCGACCGATTATCAAGGATATTTTTGTTTTTTTCAACAGGAATAATGTCGAATTGGTTATTGAAGAAAAGTTTTTGGAGATATTGTATGAAGAAAAAATAATCGAAAAAAAATACAACACTTTTGCTTCTTATGCCGATTTGAACAACAGTTTTGACCTTCTTATTAGTATTGGTGGTGACGGAACCATTTTGCGAGCTACTACTTTTGTTCGCGATTCGGGCATTCCGATCTTGGGCGTTAATGCCGGACGATTAGGATTTTTGGCCAAAGTGCAAAAAGAAAACATCGAATCGTTTTTACAGCTCGTCTTAGAAAAAAAATACACCATTTCCGAAAGAACCCTGTTGACAATGGACTGTTCGCCGGCAGAATCTAAAATCGAGATTAACTTTGCCATGAATGAAATATCCATCAATCGAAAAGACACTACCTCGATGATTACTATCGAAACCTATTTGAATGATGAATACCTGAATTCCTACTGGGCGGATGGTTTGATTATTTCTACGCCAACCGGCTCAACCGGTTATTCTATGAGTTGTGGCGGCCCTATCTTAACTCCCGACGTAAAAGCCCTGATAGTAACCCCTATTGCACCGCATAATCTTACGGCACGACCGCTGGTAATTCCTGACAATACCGAAATACGCCTCAAGGTTTCGGGCAGAGAAGAGCAATACTTGGTTTCTTTAGACTCGAGAATTACCTACATTAGCAATCATTCGGAATTAAAAATCAAAAAGACCCCTTTCAATATTAACATGGTGGAAATTCCCGAAGAAACTTTCCTGAAAACCCTTCGCAACAAACTGCTGTGGGGAGAAGACAAGAGAAATTAG
- a CDS encoding CBS domain-containing protein, with the protein MRLLSDYINNDFKPFSATESVADIQDFFAESTFSHFPILDNEVFMGCVSAVDAETFEFQKTMTDYRYAMEGFFVRNTMTWLDVLEVFARNNANLVPILDETNKYIGYYEITDIIKFLNETPFLKETGGIIVVEKPTADYSMSQITQIVESNNGKLLGVFVSEADAEKVQVTIKVTLGSLNEIIQTFRRYNYEIISEHHEDNYLNTLKERSEYLDKYLNM; encoded by the coding sequence ATGAGATTACTTTCCGATTATATCAACAACGATTTTAAACCCTTTTCAGCTACAGAATCAGTGGCTGACATTCAGGATTTTTTTGCAGAGAGCACCTTTTCGCACTTCCCTATTTTAGACAATGAGGTCTTTATGGGTTGTGTTTCGGCTGTGGATGCGGAGACTTTTGAATTTCAGAAAACCATGACCGATTACCGTTATGCTATGGAAGGTTTTTTTGTTAGAAACACCATGACTTGGCTGGATGTGCTGGAAGTTTTTGCTCGAAACAATGCCAATTTGGTTCCGATTTTAGACGAGACCAACAAGTACATCGGTTATTATGAGATTACGGATATCATTAAATTTTTAAACGAGACCCCTTTCTTAAAAGAAACCGGAGGCATCATTGTGGTCGAGAAACCCACCGCTGATTATTCGATGAGTCAGATTACGCAAATTGTAGAAAGCAACAACGGCAAATTGCTGGGTGTTTTTGTTTCGGAGGCGGATGCGGAAAAAGTACAAGTAACCATCAAAGTAACCTTGGGTTCACTAAATGAAATTATTCAAACGTTCCGTCGATACAACTACGAAATTATTTCGGAACACCACGAAGACAATTATTTAAACACGCTGAAAGAACGTTCGGAATATTTGGATAAATACCTTAATATGTAA
- a CDS encoding pyridoxine 5'-phosphate synthase, whose amino-acid sequence MTKLSVNINKIATLRNARGGNVPDLLQVAKDIQRFGAQGITIHPRPDERHIRYQDARDLKPIVYTEFNIEGNPQHNFIDLVLECKPEQVTLVPDAIGAITSSAGWDTIKFQDYLTDVIAEFKRNGIRTSIFVDPILTMIEGAKKTGTDRIELYTEEFAHQYGLGNKAGIEPYVKAAVLANELELGINAGHDLSLDNIKFFKENIPGLLEVSIGHALISEALYLGLDNVVNMYLQRLK is encoded by the coding sequence ATGACAAAATTAAGTGTAAACATCAATAAAATAGCCACTTTACGGAATGCCCGCGGCGGTAATGTGCCTGATTTATTACAGGTAGCCAAAGACATACAGCGCTTCGGAGCCCAAGGCATTACCATTCACCCCAGACCGGATGAAAGACACATTCGTTACCAAGATGCGCGCGATTTAAAACCCATTGTCTACACCGAGTTTAATATCGAAGGCAATCCGCAGCATAACTTTATCGATTTGGTTTTGGAATGCAAACCCGAACAAGTGACTTTGGTTCCCGATGCGATTGGAGCCATCACTTCCTCTGCAGGATGGGACACCATTAAGTTCCAAGACTATTTAACCGATGTGATTGCCGAGTTTAAACGCAACGGCATTCGCACTTCCATCTTTGTTGACCCGATTTTGACTATGATTGAAGGAGCCAAGAAAACCGGTACCGACCGAATTGAATTATACACCGAAGAATTTGCCCATCAATACGGTTTGGGAAACAAAGCCGGAATCGAGCCCTATGTAAAAGCCGCCGTGCTGGCCAATGAATTGGAGTTAGGCATCAACGCCGGACACGATTTGAGTTTGGATAACATCAAGTTCTTCAAAGAAAACATCCCCGGATTGTTAGAAGTTTCCATAGGACACGCCCTAATTTCCGAAGCCTTATACCTAGGTTTAGACAATGTAGTAAACATGTATCTACAACGATTAAAATAA
- a CDS encoding alpha/beta fold hydrolase, with protein sequence MLYSRIEGEGKPLIIIHGFLGMSDNWKSFGSLYAAEGFQVHLLDLRNHGRSFHSEDFSYSVMANDLLEYCQHHNLKDIALIGHSMGGKVAMLFATTYPELVEKLIVADIGPKYYAPHHQDILAGLNAVDFSTKPDRAQVEETLYPFIPDFGTRQFLMKNLYWVEPGQLAFRFNLPVFNAKIETIGEVLPQGNTFTKPTMFIRGGNSRYILDTDVPEIKTHFPNFELATIPNVGHWLHAENPKAFFEATIQFLK encoded by the coding sequence ATGTTGTACTCCAGAATAGAAGGCGAAGGCAAACCACTGATCATCATCCACGGGTTTCTCGGTATGAGTGACAACTGGAAATCGTTTGGTTCGCTCTACGCTGCTGAAGGGTTTCAGGTGCACCTGCTCGACTTGCGCAATCACGGACGCAGTTTTCACTCGGAAGATTTTAGTTATTCAGTGATGGCTAATGATTTGTTGGAGTATTGCCAGCATCATAATTTAAAGGATATAGCCCTAATCGGTCATTCAATGGGTGGTAAAGTAGCTATGCTTTTTGCTACAACTTATCCCGAATTAGTAGAAAAATTAATCGTTGCCGATATTGGCCCGAAATATTATGCCCCGCACCATCAGGACATTTTAGCTGGGTTGAATGCCGTTGACTTTTCGACTAAACCCGACAGAGCACAAGTAGAAGAAACACTCTATCCGTTTATTCCCGACTTCGGTACCCGACAGTTTTTAATGAAAAATCTCTATTGGGTTGAGCCCGGGCAATTGGCCTTCCGATTCAACCTTCCGGTTTTCAATGCTAAAATTGAAACCATCGGTGAGGTGCTGCCCCAAGGAAATACTTTTACTAAACCAACAATGTTCATTCGAGGCGGTAATTCGCGCTATATTTTAGATACCGATGTGCCCGAAATCAAAACGCATTTTCCTAACTTTGAATTAGCAACGATTCCCAATGTGGGCCATTGGTTGCATGCCGAGAATCCGAAAGCTTTTTTTGAAGCAACCATTCAATTTTTAAAATAA
- a CDS encoding phage holin family protein produces MKLLIRILITALLVMAIAYLMKGVYVKEFTTALTVAIVLGLLNFFVKPVLVLFTLPVTFFTLGLFLLVINAIIIMLCDYFIVEFSVNSFWTAMLFSIILSLSQSLVYQITGEAK; encoded by the coding sequence ATGAAACTACTCATTAGAATATTAATTACCGCACTTTTGGTCATGGCTATTGCTTACCTTATGAAAGGGGTATATGTCAAAGAATTCACCACCGCTTTAACGGTAGCTATCGTTTTAGGGTTGCTTAACTTTTTTGTAAAACCCGTTTTGGTGTTGTTCACGCTGCCGGTAACCTTCTTTACGCTGGGCTTGTTTTTATTGGTGATTAACGCCATTATCATCATGCTTTGCGACTATTTTATTGTTGAATTCAGTGTCAATTCGTTCTGGACAGCAATGCTCTTCAGTATCATTTTATCGCTTTCACAATCATTGGTTTACCAAATCACCGGCGAGGCAAAATAA
- the tig gene encoding trigger factor, protein MNITRNNVDALNAVVTVEVSKSDYAEKVEKVLADYRKNAAIPGFRKGAVPMSLIHKQYGKAVLLDEVNKLLQDNLNNYLVEEKLDILGNPLPKVTEDFNWDVEDYKFEFELGLAPDFSIDLAAKNSLVQYKIVADDKMLDDQVARIQKQYGKLIAKDTVEEGNDVSGIFANEEKGINNRTTLSLDVFKDKKTAKAFIGKKVGDVVTLKTKGLFDDDHKLMDFLAVGHDDVHGLDIEVTFTIDEVVGHELATLDQELFDKLFGPKVITSVAELKAKIKEDAEKQFAQQADQKFLNDVTEFLIANTKFDLPAAFLKKWIQSAGENPLTAEEAEAEYTKSENGLRYQLIEGKIITENGLQITFDDLKAYTTELIKKQMAQFGQMDPSDEDVQGIVARVMSNQDEVRRLSEQVMNEKMLNLFKDKVKAKSKEVSYDDFIKAMYGEI, encoded by the coding sequence ATGAACATCACAAGAAATAATGTAGACGCCTTAAATGCAGTAGTTACTGTAGAAGTGTCAAAATCGGATTACGCAGAAAAAGTAGAGAAAGTTTTAGCAGATTACCGTAAAAATGCTGCAATACCGGGATTCAGAAAAGGAGCCGTGCCGATGAGTTTAATCCACAAACAATATGGTAAAGCCGTTTTGTTGGATGAAGTAAACAAATTGTTACAAGACAATTTAAACAACTATTTAGTAGAAGAAAAATTAGATATCCTTGGAAACCCGCTACCAAAAGTAACCGAAGATTTCAACTGGGATGTAGAAGATTATAAATTCGAGTTCGAATTAGGTTTGGCGCCTGATTTCAGCATTGACCTTGCGGCTAAAAACAGTTTGGTACAATACAAAATCGTTGCCGATGATAAAATGTTAGACGATCAAGTGGCGCGTATCCAAAAACAATACGGAAAGTTAATCGCTAAAGATACGGTTGAAGAAGGAAACGATGTGTCAGGAATTTTTGCCAACGAAGAAAAAGGCATCAACAACAGAACCACTTTATCGTTAGACGTATTCAAAGACAAAAAAACGGCGAAAGCTTTCATCGGTAAAAAAGTAGGTGATGTAGTTACGTTAAAAACCAAAGGCTTGTTTGATGATGATCACAAGTTGATGGACTTCCTTGCCGTTGGTCACGATGACGTACATGGGTTGGATATTGAAGTAACCTTTACTATTGACGAAGTAGTAGGTCATGAATTGGCGACTTTAGACCAAGAATTATTCGATAAATTATTCGGGCCAAAAGTAATCACTTCGGTAGCCGAGTTGAAAGCCAAAATCAAAGAAGACGCGGAGAAACAATTTGCACAACAAGCGGATCAAAAATTCTTAAACGATGTGACCGAGTTCTTAATCGCTAACACCAAATTTGATTTGCCGGCAGCATTCCTTAAAAAATGGATTCAGTCAGCAGGGGAAAACCCATTAACCGCTGAAGAAGCTGAAGCAGAATACACCAAATCGGAAAATGGATTGCGTTACCAATTAATCGAAGGAAAAATCATTACGGAAAACGGATTGCAAATCACCTTTGATGACTTGAAAGCTTACACTACCGAGCTAATCAAAAAACAAATGGCACAATTCGGGCAAATGGATCCTTCTGACGAAGATGTTCAGGGAATCGTTGCTCGTGTAATGTCAAACCAAGACGAAGTACGTCGTTTGTCAGAGCAGGTAATGAACGAAAAGATGTTAAACTTGTTTAAAGACAAAGTAAAAGCGAAGTCAAAAGAAGTTTCTTATGACGATTTCATCAAAGCAATGTACGGTGAGATTTAA
- the clpP gene encoding ATP-dependent Clp endopeptidase proteolytic subunit ClpP, with translation MDYGKEFKKFATKKHGVNSMYYDKIVSSMTPYIIEERQLNISQLDVFSRLMMDRIIFMGTGVDDYMANIIQAQLLFLESVDASKDIQIYINSPGGSVYAGLGIYDTMQYIRPDVATICTGMAASMGAVLLCAGAAGKRSALPHSRVMIHQPSGGAQGVATDMEINLKEMLKLKDELYQIISHHSGQTFEKVHKDSERDYWMIADEAKEYGMIDEVLRR, from the coding sequence ATGGACTACGGAAAAGAATTTAAAAAATTTGCTACCAAAAAACACGGCGTAAACAGCATGTATTACGACAAAATCGTGAGTAGCATGACACCTTATATTATTGAAGAACGTCAATTGAATATCTCGCAATTAGATGTGTTTTCGCGTTTGATGATGGACAGAATCATCTTTATGGGAACCGGCGTTGACGATTATATGGCGAACATCATCCAAGCACAATTGTTGTTTTTGGAAAGTGTTGACGCTTCGAAAGACATCCAAATCTACATCAACTCTCCGGGCGGTAGCGTGTATGCCGGTTTAGGAATTTATGATACGATGCAGTATATTCGACCGGATGTAGCCACTATCTGTACCGGAATGGCCGCTTCTATGGGAGCCGTTTTACTTTGTGCCGGAGCCGCCGGGAAACGTTCGGCATTACCGCATTCGAGAGTAATGATTCACCAACCTTCAGGAGGCGCACAAGGCGTTGCCACGGATATGGAAATCAACTTAAAAGAAATGTTGAAACTGAAAGACGAATTGTACCAAATCATTTCCCACCACTCAGGACAAACGTTTGAAAAAGTACACAAAGACTCAGAACGCGATTACTGGATGATAGCCGACGAAGCTAAAGAGTACGGAATGATTGATGAAGTATTAAGAAGATAA